Proteins encoded within one genomic window of Vulgatibacter sp.:
- a CDS encoding metallophosphoesterase family protein, with protein MALAGCDAFRVHPYAVPQDDAHRDRTEKNLRRLAAIEPGETFVFAVLGDSQRWQDEVPPAVKSVNADPSVAFAIHVGDITEFGLAREYVWQNEYHDELDVPLLTVVGNHDLLGNGGTIYDSVFGPRNYTFLFGRTKFVMLDTNGREYGFNGSVPDIAWLERELLPDPTWDEAIVVGHVPPDNGDFDRQLEEPYYAALYRWGNVVLSLHGHVHSYREEFLDDGNILLVTADKMEARTWTRITVGPDGIGVIAEEVPF; from the coding sequence TTGGCGCTCGCGGGGTGCGACGCGTTTCGCGTCCATCCCTATGCGGTACCGCAGGACGACGCCCACCGGGACCGCACCGAGAAGAACCTGCGGCGCCTCGCGGCGATCGAACCGGGCGAGACCTTCGTCTTCGCGGTTCTCGGCGACTCGCAGCGCTGGCAGGACGAGGTTCCGCCGGCGGTGAAGAGTGTCAATGCCGACCCGTCGGTGGCGTTCGCCATCCACGTCGGCGACATCACCGAGTTCGGCCTCGCCCGCGAATACGTCTGGCAAAACGAGTACCACGACGAGCTCGACGTGCCCCTGCTCACCGTGGTCGGCAACCACGACCTGCTCGGCAACGGCGGCACGATCTACGACTCGGTCTTCGGGCCGCGGAACTACACCTTCCTCTTCGGCCGCACGAAGTTCGTGATGCTCGACACCAACGGCCGCGAGTACGGCTTCAACGGCTCGGTGCCCGACATCGCGTGGCTGGAGCGGGAGCTCCTGCCCGATCCCACCTGGGACGAGGCGATCGTCGTCGGGCACGTGCCGCCGGACAACGGCGACTTCGATCGCCAGCTCGAGGAGCCCTACTACGCGGCGCTCTACCGCTGGGGCAACGTCGTCCTCTCGCTGCACGGCCACGTGCACAGCTATCGCGAAGAGTTCCTCGACGACGGGAACATCCTGCTCGTCACCGCCGACAAGATGGAGGCGCGGACGTGGACCCGGATCACCGTCGGCCCCGACGGGATCGGCGTGATCGCGGAGGAGGTGCCGTTCTGA
- a CDS encoding PQQ-dependent sugar dehydrogenase — MRQWWLWLVLAWVGCGACAKEPAHVAAPGGSGGTGGSGGGGGGCFEEPDGTPAAHGLDSRPANPTCIAPARPRSEAAVALERAFPALQFTRPVGLLQPPGDRSWFWVVEQNGRVLRFANEEGAASAEPVIDLQERIDARPMEGGLLGLAFHPRFESNGQVYLSFTDQGPSGLRSVIARYVSADGGATLDPASESIVLTVNQPYANHNGGHVAFGPDGMLYIGFGDGGSGGDPLGSGQDLRSRLGKILRIDVDAGAPFAVPDDNPWAGGGGDPTIWAHGLRNPWRFSFDRATGDLWAGDVGQNAWEEVDRIVRGGNYGWNVREGAHCYDAVTCETAELIDPVAEYDHGQGQSITGGFVYRGAAIPALAGVYLYGDFSSGRLWGLFSDDEGAAAPRVLIESTGLAISSFAEDAEGALYLLDWIGGGIHRIVPAGATAPDAFPAKLSETGCFDPADPTVPVEALLPYDVIAPLWSDGAEKKRWFAIPDGTSIGLLPDGDFDFPPGSVLVKEFRLGCERVETRLFVRHEDGGWAGYSYAWNEAQTDAELLPAGALRTWGERSWEHPSRADCMRCHTAAAGWVLGVEQAQLDRETRWPGGRRANVLATLERLGLLQGTAEVVPALVDPHGDAPMADRARSYLHGNCSGCHRPGGGGQGVLDLRMGTPFAEAGLCNVPPQEGELGLADPRLVAPGAPERSIVAVRMERLGAGRMPPVGSGVVDEAGLALVEDWIRGLPSCP, encoded by the coding sequence ATGCGGCAGTGGTGGCTCTGGTTGGTTCTGGCGTGGGTCGGTTGCGGCGCCTGCGCGAAGGAGCCGGCGCACGTCGCGGCGCCCGGTGGGAGCGGCGGCACAGGTGGATCGGGCGGTGGCGGCGGCGGTTGCTTCGAAGAGCCGGACGGCACGCCCGCGGCCCACGGCCTCGACAGCAGGCCCGCGAACCCCACCTGCATCGCGCCGGCGCGGCCCCGGAGCGAGGCGGCGGTGGCGCTCGAGCGCGCCTTTCCCGCGCTGCAGTTCACGAGGCCGGTCGGCCTCCTCCAGCCGCCGGGCGATCGCTCCTGGTTCTGGGTGGTGGAGCAGAACGGCCGCGTCCTCCGCTTCGCCAACGAGGAGGGGGCAGCGAGCGCCGAGCCGGTGATCGATCTGCAGGAGCGGATCGACGCCCGCCCGATGGAGGGCGGCCTCCTCGGCCTCGCCTTCCATCCGCGCTTCGAGAGCAACGGGCAGGTCTACCTCTCCTTCACCGACCAGGGGCCGAGCGGGCTGCGCTCGGTGATCGCGCGCTACGTCTCTGCAGACGGTGGCGCCACCCTCGATCCCGCCTCGGAGTCGATCGTCCTCACCGTCAATCAGCCCTACGCCAACCACAACGGCGGCCACGTCGCCTTCGGCCCCGACGGCATGCTCTACATCGGCTTCGGCGACGGCGGCAGCGGGGGGGATCCGCTGGGGAGCGGGCAGGATCTGCGGTCGCGCCTCGGCAAGATCCTCCGGATCGACGTCGACGCCGGCGCGCCCTTCGCCGTCCCCGACGACAACCCCTGGGCAGGCGGCGGGGGCGACCCGACGATCTGGGCCCATGGCCTGCGCAACCCCTGGCGCTTCTCCTTCGACCGGGCCACCGGCGATCTCTGGGCGGGGGACGTGGGGCAGAACGCCTGGGAGGAGGTCGACCGGATCGTCCGCGGCGGAAACTACGGCTGGAACGTGCGCGAGGGCGCCCACTGCTACGACGCGGTCACCTGCGAGACGGCGGAGCTGATCGATCCGGTGGCGGAATACGACCACGGACAGGGCCAGTCGATCACCGGCGGCTTCGTCTACCGGGGCGCGGCGATCCCGGCGCTCGCCGGCGTCTACCTCTACGGCGATTTCTCCTCCGGCAGGCTCTGGGGCCTCTTCTCGGACGACGAGGGCGCAGCGGCGCCCCGGGTGCTGATCGAGAGCACCGGCCTCGCCATCTCCTCCTTCGCCGAAGATGCGGAAGGCGCGCTCTACCTCCTCGATTGGATCGGCGGCGGGATCCACCGCATCGTCCCCGCCGGCGCCACGGCTCCCGACGCCTTCCCGGCGAAGCTCTCGGAGACGGGCTGCTTCGACCCGGCAGATCCCACCGTGCCGGTAGAGGCGCTCCTGCCCTACGACGTGATCGCGCCGCTCTGGTCGGACGGAGCGGAGAAGAAGCGCTGGTTCGCCATCCCCGACGGCACGTCCATCGGCCTCCTGCCCGATGGCGACTTCGACTTTCCCCCGGGCTCGGTGCTGGTGAAGGAGTTCCGGCTGGGCTGCGAGCGGGTGGAGACGCGGCTCTTCGTACGCCACGAGGACGGCGGCTGGGCCGGCTACAGCTATGCGTGGAACGAGGCGCAGACCGACGCGGAGCTCCTGCCCGCCGGTGCGTTGCGGACCTGGGGCGAGCGGAGCTGGGAGCACCCGAGCCGCGCCGACTGCATGCGCTGCCACACCGCCGCGGCAGGCTGGGTGCTGGGTGTGGAGCAGGCGCAGCTCGATCGCGAGACCCGCTGGCCCGGGGGCAGGCGGGCCAACGTCCTCGCCACCCTCGAGCGTCTCGGCCTGCTGCAGGGAACGGCCGAGGTGGTGCCGGCCCTCGTCGATCCCCACGGCGATGCGCCGATGGCGGATCGGGCGCGGAGCTACCTCCACGGAAATTGTTCGGGATGCCACCGTCCGGGCGGCGGCGGCCAGGGCGTGCTCGATCTGCGCATGGGCACGCCGTTCGCGGAAGCGGGCCTCTGCAACGTGCCACCGCAGGAGGGAGAGCTGGGCCTCGCCGATCCCCGTCTCGTGGCGCCGGGCGCACCGGAGCGTTCGATCGTCGCAGTGCGCATGGAGCGCCTCGGCGCCGGACGGATGCCGCCCGTCGGCTCCGGCGTCGTCGACGAAGCGGGCCTCGCGCTGGTGGAGGATTGGATCCGGGGCCTGCCGTCGTGTCCCTGA
- a CDS encoding PQQ-dependent sugar dehydrogenase — protein MGVGRWLALATLVVAFACTEGPSHAGQTGGSASTGGSGSGGTGGSGGIGGSGGGTAGTDCADEPAGTPAPFGLDKRPANPTCLAPPRPQAAAAAVQLRRVFPALRFDQPLLLLQAPGDGSHWYVVEKEGRVFRFEAREDVQDAEIFVDLRGRVSAGAKEAGLLGMAFHPDWPGTPEVFFSYTSSSGGFHSVLSRFRTTSGGTSVDAGSEELVLAVDQPRDYHNGGHIVFGPDRMLYFGLGDGGLGNNSRDDRLLLARLLRLDVIGGRPYAIPADNPFVGGPLRPEVWASGFRNPWRFSFDRETGALWLGDVGQEMREEINRVERGKHYGWNVLEGTTCHKESNCDPSPYVPPVIEYDRRQGQSVTGGFVYRGSALPALQGCYLYGDFVTGRVWCLFPGDTDPELLIESGLYLATFGESADGEIYTVDHFGGGLYRLDTIDGAAGRFPGRLSETGCVDPANPRAPLPGLVPYGVNVPLWSDGTHKDRWMAIPDGTVITVAENGHWEFPIGTVLVKNFRFGCRLVETRLFVRHDDGGWAGYTYEWNEEQTDAFLLADYKEVQVGEHAWAFPSRAQCMQCHSAAAGRSLGPETGQLDREVVWPNGRRSNFIDTVVQVGLVDAMPDRSAGPYADPDGSAHVEARAKSYLHANCSSCHRPGSTGQGAADYRYSTPLAEMGICDVEPEGGDFNVRGARLLVPGSPEQSVIPLRMRALDSTRMPQVGTKIVHEAGVAAVEDWIRWLDACP, from the coding sequence ATGGGGGTAGGACGTTGGCTCGCGCTCGCAACGCTGGTCGTCGCATTTGCATGCACGGAGGGGCCCTCGCACGCAGGCCAGACCGGCGGATCCGCCAGCACCGGCGGTAGCGGCAGCGGTGGCACCGGAGGCAGCGGCGGCATCGGAGGGAGCGGCGGCGGCACCGCAGGCACCGATTGCGCCGACGAGCCGGCGGGAACCCCTGCGCCCTTCGGCCTCGACAAGCGGCCCGCCAATCCCACCTGCCTCGCCCCGCCCCGCCCGCAGGCAGCCGCTGCTGCGGTGCAGCTGCGCCGCGTCTTCCCGGCGCTCCGCTTCGATCAGCCCCTGCTCCTCCTCCAGGCGCCTGGGGACGGCAGCCACTGGTACGTCGTGGAGAAGGAGGGACGCGTCTTCCGCTTCGAGGCGCGGGAGGACGTGCAGGACGCGGAGATTTTCGTCGACCTGCGGGGCCGCGTCTCGGCGGGCGCCAAGGAGGCCGGCCTCCTCGGCATGGCCTTCCATCCCGACTGGCCGGGGACGCCGGAGGTCTTCTTCTCCTACACCTCGAGCAGCGGCGGCTTCCACTCGGTGCTCTCGCGCTTCCGCACCACGAGCGGCGGCACCAGCGTCGACGCGGGCAGCGAGGAGCTCGTCCTCGCGGTGGACCAGCCGCGCGACTACCACAACGGCGGGCACATCGTCTTCGGGCCGGACCGGATGCTCTATTTCGGCCTCGGCGACGGCGGCCTCGGCAACAACAGCCGCGACGATCGGCTGCTGCTCGCCAGGCTGCTCCGTCTCGACGTGATCGGCGGCAGGCCCTACGCCATCCCCGCCGACAACCCCTTCGTCGGTGGGCCGCTGCGGCCCGAGGTCTGGGCGAGCGGCTTCCGCAATCCGTGGCGCTTCTCCTTCGATCGGGAGACGGGAGCGCTGTGGCTCGGCGACGTGGGCCAGGAGATGCGCGAGGAGATCAACCGGGTCGAGCGGGGCAAGCACTACGGCTGGAACGTGCTCGAAGGGACGACCTGCCACAAGGAGTCGAATTGCGATCCCAGCCCCTACGTGCCGCCGGTGATCGAATACGACCGGCGGCAGGGGCAGTCGGTCACCGGCGGCTTCGTCTACCGCGGCAGCGCGCTGCCGGCGCTGCAGGGCTGCTACCTCTACGGCGACTTCGTCACCGGGAGGGTCTGGTGCCTCTTCCCCGGCGACACCGATCCCGAGCTGCTGATCGAGAGCGGCCTCTACCTCGCCACCTTCGGTGAGAGCGCGGACGGCGAGATCTACACGGTCGATCACTTCGGAGGCGGTCTCTACCGTCTCGACACCATCGACGGCGCTGCGGGCCGCTTTCCGGGCAGGCTCTCCGAGACCGGCTGCGTCGACCCCGCCAACCCGCGGGCTCCCCTCCCCGGACTTGTTCCCTACGGCGTGAACGTCCCCCTCTGGTCCGACGGCACCCACAAGGATCGGTGGATGGCAATCCCCGACGGCACCGTGATCACGGTGGCCGAGAACGGGCATTGGGAGTTCCCGATCGGCACCGTGCTGGTGAAGAACTTCCGCTTCGGCTGCAGGCTGGTCGAGACCCGCCTCTTCGTCCGCCACGACGATGGTGGCTGGGCCGGCTACACCTACGAGTGGAACGAGGAACAGACCGACGCCTTCCTGCTGGCCGACTACAAGGAGGTGCAGGTCGGCGAGCATGCCTGGGCGTTCCCGAGCCGGGCGCAGTGCATGCAGTGCCACAGCGCCGCTGCGGGTCGTAGCCTCGGGCCGGAAACCGGGCAGCTCGATCGCGAGGTCGTCTGGCCCAACGGCAGGCGCTCCAACTTCATCGACACCGTGGTGCAGGTGGGCCTCGTCGACGCGATGCCCGATCGCAGCGCCGGCCCGTACGCTGACCCCGACGGCAGCGCCCACGTAGAAGCCCGGGCGAAGAGCTACCTTCACGCCAACTGCTCGAGCTGCCACCGGCCCGGCAGCACCGGCCAGGGCGCCGCCGATTACCGCTACTCCACGCCGCTCGCGGAGATGGGGATCTGCGACGTGGAGCCGGAAGGCGGCGACTTCAACGTGCGGGGCGCCAGGCTCCTCGTCCCCGGCTCGCCGGAGCAGTCGGTCATCCCCCTGCGCATGCGGGCACTCGATTCGACCCGCATGCCGCAGGTGGGCACCAAGATCGTCCACGAGGCGGGCGTGGCTGCGGTGGAGGATTGGATCCGCTGGCTGGACGCCTGCCCCTAA
- a CDS encoding UBP-type zinc finger domain-containing protein has product METICTHLLEVQAARPASRECGGCVASGGAWVHLRLCLTCGYVGCCNSSENRHAMRHFLETGHPLVQSIEPHDQWSYCYLDEIFLLPQVPLEESR; this is encoded by the coding sequence ATGGAGACGATTTGTACCCACCTGCTCGAGGTGCAGGCAGCGCGCCCGGCGAGCCGGGAATGCGGCGGCTGCGTGGCGTCTGGCGGCGCCTGGGTGCATCTGCGCCTCTGCCTGACCTGCGGCTACGTGGGCTGCTGCAACAGCTCGGAGAACCGGCACGCGATGCGCCATTTCCTGGAGACGGGGCATCCCCTGGTGCAGTCGATCGAGCCCCACGACCAGTGGTCCTATTGCTACCTCGACGAGATTTTCCTGCTCCCGCAGGTGCCGCTCGAGGAGTCGCGTTAG
- a CDS encoding Hsp70 family protein, producing the protein MARYALGIDLGTTNSALAAIPLDEEAAATLAVQPIPQVVHAGEFGERELLPSFLYLPGEVELPPGSLALPWDPARSYAVGAFAREQGASVPSRLVSSAKSWLSYAGVDRRAAILPWASTEDVPKVSPVEASSRYLRHLREAWNAAHPDAPFEEQELVITVPASFDAVARELTAEAAHEAGIGERLTLLEEPQAALYAWLAASGEGWRKQVQVGDLILCVDIGGGTTDLSLIAVGEEAGSLHLQRVAVGDHILLGGDNMDLALAYAVRTRLEAEGKRLDDWQMRALTYGCRVAKEELFADPAKSAFPVVVPGRGSKLIGGSIRTELTRDELTRTLVDGFFPVVEASARPQAPRRMGLTTLGLPYASDPAVTRHLAAFLGRQIGAAAALPAAVHAEGKSFLHPTAVLFNGGVTKAPVLRDRIVEVLDAWVKAEGGAGLEVLEGADPDLAVARGAAYYGRVRTGRGVRIRGGTARSYYVGIERAELAVPGVSPRIDAVCVAPFGMEEGSETTLPDVLGLVVGEPALFQFYASSARRDDPVATRVDPAELEELSPIETTLEGPAGQVVGVQLHARYTEVGTLELAAVDPASGKRWKLEYNVRAE; encoded by the coding sequence ATGGCGCGTTACGCCCTCGGCATCGATCTCGGCACCACCAACTCGGCGCTCGCCGCGATCCCGCTGGACGAGGAGGCCGCAGCCACGCTTGCGGTGCAGCCCATCCCGCAGGTGGTGCACGCCGGCGAGTTCGGCGAGCGGGAGCTGCTCCCCTCGTTCCTCTACCTGCCCGGCGAGGTGGAGTTGCCGCCCGGATCGCTGGCGCTGCCCTGGGATCCCGCGCGGTCCTATGCCGTTGGCGCCTTCGCCCGGGAGCAGGGCGCCAGCGTCCCCAGCCGCCTCGTCTCCTCGGCGAAGAGCTGGCTCTCCTATGCTGGCGTCGACCGCCGCGCGGCGATCCTGCCGTGGGCGTCGACGGAGGACGTGCCGAAGGTCTCGCCGGTGGAGGCCTCCTCGCGCTACCTGCGCCACCTCCGCGAGGCCTGGAACGCGGCGCACCCCGACGCGCCCTTCGAGGAGCAGGAGCTGGTGATCACCGTGCCCGCCTCCTTCGACGCGGTGGCACGGGAGCTCACCGCCGAGGCGGCGCACGAGGCGGGGATCGGCGAGCGGCTCACCCTCCTCGAGGAGCCGCAGGCGGCGCTCTACGCCTGGCTCGCCGCCAGCGGCGAGGGCTGGCGCAAGCAGGTGCAGGTCGGCGATCTCATCCTCTGTGTCGACATCGGCGGCGGCACCACCGACCTCTCGCTCATCGCCGTCGGCGAGGAGGCGGGATCGCTCCACCTGCAGCGCGTCGCGGTGGGGGATCACATCCTCCTCGGCGGCGACAACATGGATCTCGCCCTCGCCTACGCGGTGCGGACGCGCCTCGAGGCGGAGGGGAAGAGGCTCGACGACTGGCAGATGCGCGCGCTCACCTACGGCTGCCGCGTCGCCAAGGAGGAGCTCTTCGCCGATCCCGCGAAGAGCGCCTTCCCCGTGGTGGTGCCGGGCCGCGGCTCGAAGCTCATCGGCGGTTCGATCCGCACCGAGCTCACCCGCGACGAGCTGACCCGCACCCTGGTGGACGGCTTCTTCCCGGTGGTGGAGGCGAGCGCACGCCCGCAGGCCCCGCGGCGCATGGGCCTCACCACCCTGGGCCTTCCCTACGCCAGCGATCCCGCGGTGACGCGGCACCTCGCCGCCTTCCTCGGGCGCCAGATCGGCGCGGCAGCGGCCCTCCCCGCCGCGGTGCACGCGGAGGGCAAGAGCTTCCTCCACCCCACCGCCGTGCTCTTCAACGGCGGCGTGACCAAGGCGCCCGTCCTCCGCGATCGGATCGTCGAGGTCCTCGACGCCTGGGTGAAGGCGGAGGGCGGCGCCGGCCTCGAGGTGCTCGAGGGCGCCGATCCCGACCTCGCCGTCGCCAGGGGCGCCGCTTACTACGGCCGCGTTCGCACCGGGCGCGGCGTGCGCATCCGCGGCGGCACCGCGCGCTCCTATTACGTGGGGATCGAGCGGGCGGAGCTCGCCGTGCCCGGCGTGTCGCCGCGCATCGACGCGGTATGCGTCGCCCCCTTCGGCATGGAGGAGGGGAGCGAGACCACGCTCCCCGACGTCCTCGGCCTCGTGGTGGGCGAGCCGGCGCTCTTCCAGTTCTACGCCTCCTCCGCGCGCCGCGACGATCCCGTCGCCACCCGGGTCGATCCGGCGGAGCTCGAGGAGCTCTCGCCGATCGAGACCACCCTCGAGGGACCTGCGGGACAGGTGGTCGGCGTGCAGCTCCACGCCCGCTACACGGAGGTGGGCACCCTCGAACTCGCTGCGGTGGATCCCGCCAGCGGCAAGCGCTGGAAGCTCGAGTACAACGTGCGCGCCGAATAG
- a CDS encoding DUF2760 domain-containing protein — translation MEAGQLGFMTRLWMFFWLPFKVLFDAAAAWRVEQALTGEAPTALPAAPPPEEKKPAPVAPAAPKEPDVAQALHLLAVLQRDGRFVDFLQEDVAAATDDQVGAAARIVHEGCRKAVHQYFTLAPVRTEAEGSPIVVPEGFDPGAIRLTGNVSGKPPFRGTLAHPGWRATQVKLPPPPEGQDVHVIAPAEVEL, via the coding sequence ATGGAAGCTGGACAGCTCGGGTTCATGACCCGCCTCTGGATGTTCTTCTGGCTGCCGTTCAAGGTCCTCTTCGACGCCGCCGCCGCGTGGAGGGTCGAGCAGGCCCTCACCGGCGAAGCGCCCACGGCGCTGCCCGCCGCGCCGCCGCCCGAGGAGAAGAAGCCCGCGCCCGTAGCCCCGGCGGCGCCGAAGGAGCCCGACGTCGCCCAGGCGCTCCACCTCCTCGCCGTGCTCCAGCGCGACGGCCGCTTCGTCGACTTCCTCCAGGAGGACGTCGCCGCAGCCACCGACGACCAGGTCGGCGCCGCCGCGCGCATCGTCCACGAGGGCTGCCGCAAGGCCGTGCACCAATACTTCACCCTGGCCCCCGTCCGCACCGAGGCGGAAGGCAGCCCAATCGTGGTCCCCGAGGGCTTCGACCCCGGCGCGATCCGCCTCACCGGCAACGTCAGCGGCAAGCCGCCCTTCCGCGGCACGCTGGCCCACCCAGGCTGGCGCGCCACCCAGGTGAAGCTGCCCCCGCCGCCGGAGGGCCAGGACGTCCACGTGATCGCACCTGCAGAGGTGGAGCTCTAA
- a CDS encoding calcium-binding EGF-like domain-containing protein yields the protein MRRLGGLVLLVAVAACGDTMGEAAPGGNAGHGGNAGYGGSGGHAGDPCATVDCGPHGTCNDGTCSCDEGWAGAHCGDCAPHDLAHEGSCVPGCALHGCDAHEICDEATGLPACSCAPGFADHGEGCTWVGLVHDGEFTDPAAWHVAGGATVDPAGGREGHAGEARVAGADLCGAWSIGQPFTLPPIDASGPLLLRYASRTTLQTVDGPVPASATARITVGEETLLGPWPHCGWTEHAVCLGESAHAAGGLTFASGRPGGNCSDETLQIDSVSIEPAPHLCPGPGTVRDGSFDDPGAWLPTGPAAVAGGTASLMPGCDGFASVEGSLSAPVAPASLELTFTGSAGALLGVELDGFAAGTVRGTGSAATARICLPAWAAGHVVSLDLQLADRADCTAPQTFSIESAAVIPDATCARRSLETFEDEAGWLLVAERGGSLARTTDPQRVRTGSEALAFDASAGCGTGVARATATIPTMHGGAGPALRYWYRTDGAVALGGPGRLPWEAGVWAEQVTCLDAHHAGELVDVAISFHTTAGHCDALASPAQASLDDVEVTLDPRCDGTPDIGEQGQPGTGGGGTSQLICMDPQRPPL from the coding sequence ATGCGGCGGCTTGGAGGGCTCGTTCTGCTGGTGGCCGTGGCGGCGTGCGGCGACACGATGGGCGAGGCTGCGCCCGGCGGCAATGCGGGGCACGGCGGCAATGCGGGCTACGGCGGCAGCGGCGGCCATGCGGGCGATCCCTGCGCCACCGTCGACTGCGGGCCCCACGGCACCTGCAACGATGGCACCTGCAGCTGCGACGAGGGCTGGGCCGGCGCCCACTGCGGCGATTGCGCCCCCCACGACCTGGCGCACGAAGGCAGCTGCGTCCCCGGCTGCGCCCTCCACGGCTGCGACGCCCACGAGATCTGCGACGAAGCGACGGGCCTCCCGGCGTGCAGCTGCGCCCCGGGTTTCGCCGATCACGGCGAAGGCTGCACCTGGGTGGGCCTCGTCCACGACGGCGAGTTCACCGATCCCGCCGCCTGGCACGTTGCCGGCGGCGCCACCGTCGATCCCGCCGGCGGTCGCGAAGGCCATGCAGGCGAGGCGCGGGTCGCCGGCGCGGATCTCTGCGGCGCCTGGTCGATCGGGCAGCCCTTCACGCTGCCGCCGATCGACGCGAGCGGTCCCCTCCTCCTCCGCTACGCCAGCCGCACCACACTGCAGACGGTCGACGGCCCGGTGCCCGCCTCCGCCACCGCCCGCATCACCGTCGGCGAGGAGACGCTGCTCGGCCCCTGGCCGCATTGCGGCTGGACCGAGCACGCGGTCTGCCTGGGCGAGAGCGCCCACGCCGCCGGCGGCCTCACCTTCGCCAGTGGCAGGCCAGGCGGGAATTGCAGCGACGAGACGCTGCAGATCGACAGCGTCTCGATCGAGCCGGCGCCGCACCTCTGCCCCGGCCCCGGCACCGTGCGGGACGGCTCCTTCGACGACCCCGGCGCCTGGCTGCCCACCGGCCCCGCCGCCGTCGCCGGCGGCACCGCGAGCCTCATGCCTGGCTGCGACGGCTTCGCCTCGGTGGAGGGAAGCCTCTCCGCTCCCGTCGCCCCCGCGTCCCTCGAGCTCACCTTTACCGGCAGCGCCGGCGCGCTGCTCGGCGTCGAGCTCGACGGCTTTGCGGCAGGTACCGTACGCGGCACCGGCAGCGCCGCCACCGCCCGGATCTGCCTGCCGGCGTGGGCGGCGGGCCACGTCGTCTCCCTCGACCTGCAACTCGCCGATCGCGCGGATTGCACCGCCCCGCAGACGTTCTCGATCGAGTCGGCGGCGGTGATCCCCGACGCCACCTGCGCCCGCCGCTCCCTCGAAACCTTCGAAGACGAGGCAGGCTGGCTCCTCGTCGCGGAGCGCGGCGGGTCCCTCGCCCGCACCACCGATCCCCAGCGCGTCCGCACGGGCAGCGAGGCCCTCGCCTTCGACGCGTCGGCAGGCTGCGGCACGGGCGTCGCGCGCGCCACCGCGACCATCCCCACCATGCACGGAGGCGCGGGCCCCGCGCTGCGCTACTGGTACCGGACCGACGGCGCCGTAGCCCTGGGCGGCCCCGGCCGGCTCCCCTGGGAGGCCGGCGTCTGGGCCGAGCAGGTCACCTGCCTCGACGCGCACCACGCAGGCGAGCTGGTCGACGTCGCCATCTCCTTCCACACCACCGCCGGCCACTGCGACGCCCTCGCCTCGCCGGCGCAGGCGAGCCTCGACGACGTCGAGGTCACCCTCGATCCCCGCTGCGACGGCACGCCCGACATCGGCGAGCAGGGCCAGCCGGGCACCGGCGGCGGCGGCACCTCGCAGCTCATCTGCATGGACCCCCAGCGTCCGCCGCTCTGA